A part of Phoenix dactylifera cultivar Barhee BC4 chromosome 2, palm_55x_up_171113_PBpolish2nd_filt_p, whole genome shotgun sequence genomic DNA contains:
- the LOC103711772 gene encoding uncharacterized protein LOC103711772, with translation MVLSVAVSQRALVGGERRRRRRERTAAEKGDLRSTMGEVALWEEEDEEGWKCRKHPSQPRFGVCPACLRDRLLLLCPDCANVRPCGCFPPSSSSSSASSFSSLSADFARPGCGGSGIGAVGRVAHLIESEPAFRRSRSVGFQLLPSRSVATRDGETGNGTRPRSRGRRGWAAFWLFSRRKEERGEESRSAAPVKLSRSASVGVVAYPFSGGGGGGGGGGGRSKGWGFHFPSPMKAFRYRKSAKVVQQRSPICRR, from the coding sequence ATGGTGCTCTCTGTAGCAGTTTCTCAAAGAGCCTTGGTCGGgggagaaaggaggaggaggaggagggagcggACGGCGGCGGAGAAAGGGGATCTGAGATCGACGATGGGGGAGGTCGCTCTatgggaggaggaggacgaggagggaTGGAAATGCCGGAAGCATCCGTCGCAACCCCGTTTCGGCGTATGCCCCGCCTGCCTCCGGGACCGGCTCCTGCTCCTCTGCCCGGACTGCGCTAACGTGCGCCCCTGCGGGTGCTTCCCTCCGTCGTCATCCTCTTCGTCGGCCTCCTCGTTCTCCTCCCTCTCCGCCGATTTTGCGAGACCCGGCTGTGGCGGCTCCGGGATCGGGGCCGTGGGACGGGTGGCGCACCTCATCGAGAGCGAACCGGCCTTTCGCCGGTCCAGATCCGTGGGCTTCCAGCTCCTGCCATCGAGATCGGTCGCCACCAGAGACGGGGAGACCGGCAACGGTACGCGGCCGCGGTCGCGCGGGAGACGGGGTTGGGCGGCGTTCTGGCTGTTCTCGAGGAGGAAAGAGGAGCGGGGGGAGGAGTCGAGGAGCGCAGCGCCGGTGAAGCTATCGAGGTCGGCATCGGTCGGTGTGGTGGCTTACCCGTTTTctgggggcggcggcggcggcggcggcggcgggggaagATCGAAAGGGTGGGGTTTTCATTTTCCGAGCCCAATGAAGGCTTTCCGGTACCGGAAGTCGGCGAAGGTCGTCCAGCAGCGATCGCCGATCTGCCGGCGCTGA